From one Planktothrix agardhii NIES-204 genomic stretch:
- a CDS encoding glycosyl transferase, group 1, putative, with the protein MKIAIISSGFFPVIDGVTVSAMMRLQKLSQWGHEVLFFCPDYSTIESVYPNWREYSGNILPGVRVYNLPSTPFLGLDFERNPSIKSYSILLKELEKFQPDLVHVDEPERLFFGFFRRAGIDYAKKANIPCIAFFRTWFLSYAEDYIPLPKFAVEIIREIFRRIFAWIYNGYDVTLFTSKITYQLAPQMSIHNAVYENLAGFDAQRFNPNLKEEDFFKKYYNLPELDRLTKLIFVGRLTPDKGWNFTLKTMAKVAEKIDLEKVGFIIIGDGQMQDEIIAGLTKFTRHVYFLGRVAYDQVPAVYANSDIHITTSERESRGLTVLEAFASGIPVLAPRAGGLVENVIDGENGFLYTPQDPEDFTHKLKQLIEDPLLRKTLGNQGMKSVGNYSWDVVIKNLVDIWEQKISE; encoded by the coding sequence ATGAAAATTGCCATTATTTCCTCTGGTTTTTTCCCCGTGATTGATGGGGTTACGGTTAGTGCGATGATGCGACTCCAGAAGTTAAGTCAATGGGGACATGAGGTTTTATTTTTTTGTCCCGACTATAGCACCATTGAAAGTGTTTATCCCAATTGGCGAGAATATAGCGGCAATATTTTACCAGGTGTGCGAGTTTATAATTTACCTAGTACGCCATTTTTAGGATTAGATTTTGAACGTAACCCTTCTATTAAATCCTATTCTATTTTATTAAAAGAATTAGAAAAATTTCAGCCCGATTTAGTTCATGTTGATGAACCAGAAAGGCTATTTTTTGGATTTTTTAGACGGGCTGGAATAGACTATGCTAAAAAAGCAAATATTCCCTGTATTGCGTTTTTTAGAACTTGGTTTTTATCCTACGCTGAAGATTATATTCCCTTACCTAAATTTGCGGTAGAAATCATTAGAGAAATTTTTAGAAGGATTTTTGCTTGGATTTATAATGGCTATGATGTCACCTTATTTACCAGTAAAATCACCTATCAACTCGCCCCCCAAATGTCAATTCATAATGCGGTTTATGAGAATTTAGCCGGATTTGATGCCCAACGCTTTAACCCTAATTTAAAAGAAGAAGATTTTTTTAAAAAATATTATAATTTACCCGAATTAGATCGTTTAACTAAATTGATTTTTGTCGGTCGTCTAACCCCCGATAAAGGTTGGAATTTTACTTTAAAAACCATGGCAAAAGTTGCAGAAAAAATTGATTTAGAAAAAGTCGGTTTTATTATTATTGGGGATGGACAAATGCAGGACGAAATCATCGCAGGTTTAACAAAATTTACCCGTCATGTCTATTTCCTGGGTCGGGTAGCCTATGACCAAGTTCCGGCGGTTTATGCTAATAGTGATATTCATATTACCACCTCGGAACGGGAATCGAGAGGATTAACCGTATTAGAGGCTTTTGCGTCCGGTATTCCCGTATTAGCTCCCCGGGCGGGAGGGTTAGTTGAAAATGTTATAGATGGGGAAAATGGATTTTTATATACTCCTCAAGATCCAGAAGATTTTACACACAAATTAAAGCAATTAATCGAAGATCCTCTATTAAGAAAAACCCTAGGAAATCAAGGAATGAAATCCGTCGGTAATTATAGTTGGGATGTAGTAATTAAAAATTTAGTTGATATTTGGGAACAAAAAATTTCAGAATAG
- a CDS encoding methionine aminopeptidase has translation MNILADFLSKPTQTNSPQVKKSGRGIYIKSPQEIETMRQAAKIVATVLKEISQRVQPGMTTADLDAYAEKRIREMGATPSFKGYHGFPASICASINNEVVHGIPNRRKVIRTGDVLKVDTGAYYQEFHGDSCITIGVGEVSPEAKKLIKVAEEALYKGIEQVKAGAYLLDIAGAVQDYTEANGYKIVEEFTGHGVGRNLHEEPSVFNARTHSLPNVKLKAGMTLAIEPILNAGSRFTKILSDKWTAVTIDNALSAQFEHTVLVTETGYEILTDRSSIS, from the coding sequence ATGAATATTCTTGCTGATTTTCTATCTAAACCGACTCAAACTAATTCCCCTCAAGTTAAAAAAAGTGGCAGAGGAATCTATATTAAATCACCTCAAGAAATAGAAACTATGCGACAAGCTGCAAAAATTGTGGCTACGGTATTAAAAGAAATTTCCCAACGGGTTCAACCAGGGATGACTACGGCGGATTTAGATGCTTATGCAGAAAAACGGATTCGGGAAATGGGAGCAACCCCAAGTTTTAAAGGATATCATGGATTTCCGGCTTCTATTTGTGCTTCGATTAATAATGAAGTGGTTCATGGTATTCCTAACCGTCGCAAGGTGATTCGTACCGGGGATGTTTTAAAAGTTGATACCGGGGCTTATTATCAAGAATTTCATGGGGATTCTTGTATTACAATTGGGGTGGGTGAAGTTTCTCCAGAGGCAAAAAAATTAATTAAAGTGGCTGAAGAAGCCTTATATAAAGGCATTGAACAGGTCAAAGCGGGAGCTTATTTACTCGATATTGCTGGGGCGGTTCAAGACTATACAGAAGCCAATGGTTATAAAATCGTAGAAGAATTTACAGGTCATGGAGTGGGAAGAAATCTACACGAAGAACCCTCGGTTTTTAATGCTCGTACCCATTCTTTACCCAATGTTAAATTGAAAGCGGGAATGACTTTAGCCATTGAACCGATTCTGAATGCAGGTTCTCGATTTACTAAAATTTTATCGGATAAATGGACAGCCGTAACCATTGATAATGCCTTATCTGCTCAATTTGAACATACGGTTTTAGTCACCGAAACCGGCTATGAAATTTTAACAGATCGCTCTAGTATCAGTTAA